The Phyllopteryx taeniolatus isolate TA_2022b chromosome 14, UOR_Ptae_1.2, whole genome shotgun sequence genome has a window encoding:
- the LOC133489157 gene encoding uncharacterized protein LOC133489157 isoform X14 gives MLLLLILFAVSLRSCAAQISMASSTAITRAAGPLTTTTYPTTTASSSAITHEASPTTTTTYPPITASSSAITHEASPTTTTTYPPITVASSTAITHAAGPLTTTTYPPTTASSSAITHEASPTTTTTYPPITVASSTAITRAAGPLTTTTYPTTTASSSAITHEASPTTTTTYPPITASSSAITHEASPTTTTTYPPITASSSAITHEASPTTTTTYPPITVASSTAITHAAGPLTTTTYPTTTARLTTTPGAFISSVTFTASPKKPNVAIIEVRVLSQIELSNNTLQPVLDKLKELIQEESNGTIIITAKKITRV, from the exons ATGTTGCTGTTGCTGATCCTGTTTGCTGTGTCTTTGCGCTCATGTGCTGCACAAATATCAA TGGCCTCTTCGACTGCCATTACACGCGCAGCCGGACCACTGACAACCACAACGTATCCTACAACAACAG CCTCTTCTTCTGCCATTACACATGAAGCCAGTCCGACGACAACCACAACGTATCCTCCAATAACAG CCTCTTCTTCTGCCATTACACATGAAGCCAGTCCGACGACAACCACAACGTATCCTCCAATAACAG TGGCCTCTTCGACTGCCATTACACACGCAGCCGGACCACTGACAACCACAACGTATCCTCCAACAACAG CCTCTTCTTCTGCCATTACACATGAAGCCAGTCCGACGACAACCACAACGTATCCTCCAATAACAG TGGCCTCTTCGACTGCCATTACACGCGCAGCCGGACCACTGACAACCACAACGTATCCTACAACAACAG CCTCTTCTTCTGCCATTACACATGAAGCCAGTCCGACGACAACCACAACGTATCCTCCAATAACAG CCTCTTCTTCTGCCATTACACATGAAGCCAGTCCGACGACAACCACAACGTATCCTCCAATAACAG CCTCTTCTTCTGCCATTACACATGAAGCCAGTCCGACGACAACCACAACGTATCCTCCAATAACAG TGGCCTCTTCGACTGCCATTACACACGCAGCCGGACCACTGACAACCACAACGTATCCTACAACAACAG CCAGACTGACGACAACCCCAGGGGCCTTCATCTCTTCTGTGACATTTACAGCGTCTCCCAAAAAGCCAA ATGTGGCCATTATTGAAGTGAGAGTTCTGTCCCAAATTGAGTTAAGTAACAATACACTGCAACCAGTTTTGGACAAG CTCAAAGAACTCATCCAGGAGGAATCGAATGGGACGATCATTATAACAGCAAAGAAGATTACAAGGGTTTAG
- the LOC133489157 gene encoding uncharacterized protein LOC133489157 isoform X16: protein MLLLLILFAVSLRSCAAQISMASSTAITRAAGPLTTTTYPTTTASSSAITHEASPTTTTTYPPITVASSTAITHAAGPLTTTTYPPTTASSSAITHEASPTTTTTYPPITVASSTAITRAAGPLTTTTYPTTTASSSAITHEASPTTTTTYPPITASSSAITHEASPTTTTTYPPITASSSAITHEASPTTTTTYPPITVASSTAITHAAGPLTTTTYPTTTARLTTTPGAFISSVTFTASPKKPNVAIIEVRVLSQIELSNNTLQPVLDKLKELIQEESNGTIIITAKKITRV from the exons ATGTTGCTGTTGCTGATCCTGTTTGCTGTGTCTTTGCGCTCATGTGCTGCACAAATATCAA TGGCCTCTTCGACTGCCATTACACGCGCAGCCGGACCACTGACAACCACAACGTATCCTACAACAACAG CCTCTTCTTCTGCCATTACACATGAAGCCAGTCCGACGACAACCACAACGTATCCTCCAATAACAG TGGCCTCTTCGACTGCCATTACACACGCAGCCGGACCACTGACAACCACAACGTATCCTCCAACAACAG CCTCTTCTTCTGCCATTACACATGAAGCCAGTCCGACGACAACCACAACGTATCCTCCAATAACAG TGGCCTCTTCGACTGCCATTACACGCGCAGCCGGACCACTGACAACCACAACGTATCCTACAACAACAG CCTCTTCTTCTGCCATTACACATGAAGCCAGTCCGACGACAACCACAACGTATCCTCCAATAACAG CCTCTTCTTCTGCCATTACACATGAAGCCAGTCCGACGACAACCACAACGTATCCTCCAATAACAG CCTCTTCTTCTGCCATTACACATGAAGCCAGTCCGACGACAACCACAACGTATCCTCCAATAACAG TGGCCTCTTCGACTGCCATTACACACGCAGCCGGACCACTGACAACCACAACGTATCCTACAACAACAG CCAGACTGACGACAACCCCAGGGGCCTTCATCTCTTCTGTGACATTTACAGCGTCTCCCAAAAAGCCAA ATGTGGCCATTATTGAAGTGAGAGTTCTGTCCCAAATTGAGTTAAGTAACAATACACTGCAACCAGTTTTGGACAAG CTCAAAGAACTCATCCAGGAGGAATCGAATGGGACGATCATTATAACAGCAAAGAAGATTACAAGGGTTTAG
- the LOC133489157 gene encoding mucin-2-like isoform X9 — protein MLLLLILFAVSLRSCAAQISMASSTAITRAAGPLTTTTYPTTTAASSSAITHEASPTTTTTNPTTPAASSSAITHEASPTTTTTNPTTPAASSSAITHEASPTTTTTYPPITASSSAITHEASPTTTTTYPPITASSSAITHEASPTTTTTYPPITVASSTAITRAAGPLTTTTYPTTTASSSAITHEASPTTTTTYPPITASSSAITHEASPTTTTTYPPITASSSAITHEASPTTTTTYPPITVASSTAITHAAGPLTTTTYPTTTARLTTTPGAFISSVTFTASPKKPNVAIIEVRVLSQIELSNNTLQPVLDKLKELIQEESNGTIIITAKKITRV, from the exons ATGTTGCTGTTGCTGATCCTGTTTGCTGTGTCTTTGCGCTCATGTGCTGCACAAATATCAA TGGCCTCTTCGACTGCCATTACACGCGCAGCCGGACCACTGACAACCACAACGTATCCTACAACAACAG CAGCCTCTTCTTCTGCCATTACACATGAAGCCAGTCCGACGACAACCACAACGAATCCTACAACGCCAG CAGCCTCTTCTTCTGCCATTACACATGAAGCCAGTCCGACGACAACCACAACGAATCCTACAACGCCAG CAGCCTCTTCTTCTGCCATTACACATGAAGCCAGTCCGACGACAACCACAACGTATCCTCCAATAACAG CCTCTTCTTCTGCCATTACACATGAAGCCAGTCCGACGACAACCACAACGTATCCTCCAATAACAG CCTCTTCTTCTGCCATTACACATGAAGCCAGTCCGACGACAACCACAACGTATCCTCCAATAACAG TGGCCTCTTCGACTGCCATTACACGCGCAGCCGGACCACTGACAACCACAACGTATCCTACAACAACAG CCTCTTCTTCTGCCATTACACATGAAGCCAGTCCGACGACAACCACAACGTATCCTCCAATAACAG CCTCTTCTTCTGCCATTACACATGAAGCCAGTCCGACGACAACCACAACGTATCCTCCAATAACAG CCTCTTCTTCTGCCATTACACATGAAGCCAGTCCGACGACAACCACAACGTATCCTCCAATAACAG TGGCCTCTTCGACTGCCATTACACACGCAGCCGGACCACTGACAACCACAACGTATCCTACAACAACAG CCAGACTGACGACAACCCCAGGGGCCTTCATCTCTTCTGTGACATTTACAGCGTCTCCCAAAAAGCCAA ATGTGGCCATTATTGAAGTGAGAGTTCTGTCCCAAATTGAGTTAAGTAACAATACACTGCAACCAGTTTTGGACAAG CTCAAAGAACTCATCCAGGAGGAATCGAATGGGACGATCATTATAACAGCAAAGAAGATTACAAGGGTTTAG
- the LOC133489157 gene encoding mucin-2-like isoform X1, translated as MLLLLILFAVSLRSCAAQISMASSTAITRAAGPLTTTTYPTTTAASSSAITHEASPTTTTTNPTTPAASSSAITHEASPTTTTTNPTTPAASSSAITHEASPTTTTTYPPITASSSAITHEASPTTTTTYPPITVASSTAITHAAGPLTTTTYPPTTASSSAITHEASPTTTTTYPPITVASSTAITRAAGPLTTTTYPTTTASSSAITHEASPTTTTTYPPITASSSAITHEASPTTTTTYPPITASSSAITHEASPTTTTTYPPITVASSTAITHAAGPLTTTTYPTTTARLTTTPGAFISSVTFTASPKKPNVAIIEVRVLSQIELSNNTLQPVLDKLKELIQEESNGTIIITAKKITRV; from the exons ATGTTGCTGTTGCTGATCCTGTTTGCTGTGTCTTTGCGCTCATGTGCTGCACAAATATCAA TGGCCTCTTCGACTGCCATTACACGCGCAGCCGGACCACTGACAACCACAACGTATCCTACAACAACAG CAGCCTCTTCTTCTGCCATTACACATGAAGCCAGTCCGACGACAACCACAACGAATCCTACAACGCCAG CAGCCTCTTCTTCTGCCATTACACATGAAGCCAGTCCGACGACAACCACAACGAATCCTACAACGCCAG CAGCCTCTTCTTCTGCCATTACACATGAAGCCAGTCCGACGACAACCACAACGTATCCTCCAATAACAG CCTCTTCTTCTGCCATTACACATGAAGCCAGTCCGACGACAACCACAACGTATCCTCCAATAACAG TGGCCTCTTCGACTGCCATTACACACGCAGCCGGACCACTGACAACCACAACGTATCCTCCAACAACAG CCTCTTCTTCTGCCATTACACATGAAGCCAGTCCGACGACAACCACAACGTATCCTCCAATAACAG TGGCCTCTTCGACTGCCATTACACGCGCAGCCGGACCACTGACAACCACAACGTATCCTACAACAACAG CCTCTTCTTCTGCCATTACACATGAAGCCAGTCCGACGACAACCACAACGTATCCTCCAATAACAG CCTCTTCTTCTGCCATTACACATGAAGCCAGTCCGACGACAACCACAACGTATCCTCCAATAACAG CCTCTTCTTCTGCCATTACACATGAAGCCAGTCCGACGACAACCACAACGTATCCTCCAATAACAG TGGCCTCTTCGACTGCCATTACACACGCAGCCGGACCACTGACAACCACAACGTATCCTACAACAACAG CCAGACTGACGACAACCCCAGGGGCCTTCATCTCTTCTGTGACATTTACAGCGTCTCCCAAAAAGCCAA ATGTGGCCATTATTGAAGTGAGAGTTCTGTCCCAAATTGAGTTAAGTAACAATACACTGCAACCAGTTTTGGACAAG CTCAAAGAACTCATCCAGGAGGAATCGAATGGGACGATCATTATAACAGCAAAGAAGATTACAAGGGTTTAG
- the LOC133489157 gene encoding uncharacterized protein LOC133489157 isoform X15 produces MLLLLILFAVSLRSCAAQISMASSTAITRAAGPLTTTTYPTTTAASSSAITHEASPTTTTTYPPITVASSTAITHAAGPLTTTTYPPTTASSSAITHEASPTTTTTYPPITVASSTAITRAAGPLTTTTYPTTTASSSAITHEASPTTTTTYPPITASSSAITHEASPTTTTTYPPITASSSAITHEASPTTTTTYPPITVASSTAITHAAGPLTTTTYPTTTARLTTTPGAFISSVTFTASPKKPNVAIIEVRVLSQIELSNNTLQPVLDKLKELIQEESNGTIIITAKKITRV; encoded by the exons ATGTTGCTGTTGCTGATCCTGTTTGCTGTGTCTTTGCGCTCATGTGCTGCACAAATATCAA TGGCCTCTTCGACTGCCATTACACGCGCAGCCGGACCACTGACAACCACAACGTATCCTACAACAACAG CAGCCTCTTCTTCTGCCATTACACATGAAGCCAGTCCGACGACAACCACAACGTATCCTCCAATAACAG TGGCCTCTTCGACTGCCATTACACACGCAGCCGGACCACTGACAACCACAACGTATCCTCCAACAACAG CCTCTTCTTCTGCCATTACACATGAAGCCAGTCCGACGACAACCACAACGTATCCTCCAATAACAG TGGCCTCTTCGACTGCCATTACACGCGCAGCCGGACCACTGACAACCACAACGTATCCTACAACAACAG CCTCTTCTTCTGCCATTACACATGAAGCCAGTCCGACGACAACCACAACGTATCCTCCAATAACAG CCTCTTCTTCTGCCATTACACATGAAGCCAGTCCGACGACAACCACAACGTATCCTCCAATAACAG CCTCTTCTTCTGCCATTACACATGAAGCCAGTCCGACGACAACCACAACGTATCCTCCAATAACAG TGGCCTCTTCGACTGCCATTACACACGCAGCCGGACCACTGACAACCACAACGTATCCTACAACAACAG CCAGACTGACGACAACCCCAGGGGCCTTCATCTCTTCTGTGACATTTACAGCGTCTCCCAAAAAGCCAA ATGTGGCCATTATTGAAGTGAGAGTTCTGTCCCAAATTGAGTTAAGTAACAATACACTGCAACCAGTTTTGGACAAG CTCAAAGAACTCATCCAGGAGGAATCGAATGGGACGATCATTATAACAGCAAAGAAGATTACAAGGGTTTAG
- the LOC133489157 gene encoding mucin-2-like isoform X7 encodes MLLLLILFAVSLRSCAAQISMASSTAITRAAGPLTTTTYPTTTAASSSAITHEASPTTTTTNPTTPAASSSAITHEASPTTTTTNPTTPAASSSAITHEASPTTTTTYPPITASSSAITHEASPTTTTTYPPITVASSTAITHAAGPLTTTTYPPTTASSSAITHEASPTTTTTYPPITVASSTAITRAAGPLTTTTYPTTTASSSAITHEASPTTTTTYPPITASSSAITHEASPTTTTTYPPITASSSAITHEASPTTTTTYPPITVASSTAITHAAGPLTTTTYPTTTARLTTTPGAFISSVTFTASPKKPNVAIIEVRVLSQIDSKNSSRRNRMGRSL; translated from the exons ATGTTGCTGTTGCTGATCCTGTTTGCTGTGTCTTTGCGCTCATGTGCTGCACAAATATCAA TGGCCTCTTCGACTGCCATTACACGCGCAGCCGGACCACTGACAACCACAACGTATCCTACAACAACAG CAGCCTCTTCTTCTGCCATTACACATGAAGCCAGTCCGACGACAACCACAACGAATCCTACAACGCCAG CAGCCTCTTCTTCTGCCATTACACATGAAGCCAGTCCGACGACAACCACAACGAATCCTACAACGCCAG CAGCCTCTTCTTCTGCCATTACACATGAAGCCAGTCCGACGACAACCACAACGTATCCTCCAATAACAG CCTCTTCTTCTGCCATTACACATGAAGCCAGTCCGACGACAACCACAACGTATCCTCCAATAACAG TGGCCTCTTCGACTGCCATTACACACGCAGCCGGACCACTGACAACCACAACGTATCCTCCAACAACAG CCTCTTCTTCTGCCATTACACATGAAGCCAGTCCGACGACAACCACAACGTATCCTCCAATAACAG TGGCCTCTTCGACTGCCATTACACGCGCAGCCGGACCACTGACAACCACAACGTATCCTACAACAACAG CCTCTTCTTCTGCCATTACACATGAAGCCAGTCCGACGACAACCACAACGTATCCTCCAATAACAG CCTCTTCTTCTGCCATTACACATGAAGCCAGTCCGACGACAACCACAACGTATCCTCCAATAACAG CCTCTTCTTCTGCCATTACACATGAAGCCAGTCCGACGACAACCACAACGTATCCTCCAATAACAG TGGCCTCTTCGACTGCCATTACACACGCAGCCGGACCACTGACAACCACAACGTATCCTACAACAACAG CCAGACTGACGACAACCCCAGGGGCCTTCATCTCTTCTGTGACATTTACAGCGTCTCCCAAAAAGCCAA ATGTGGCCATTATTGAAGTGAGAGTTCTGTCCCAAATTGA CTCAAAGAACTCATCCAGGAGGAATCGAATGGGACGATCATTATAA